The Burkholderia mallei ATCC 23344 genome has a window encoding:
- a CDS encoding type VI secretion system Vgr family protein: MRLIELRSPLLDPDAVALSFVVHENLSQEPSYQLDLLSHDSNLDFDALLGSTLSADIDLGEGDIRTFNTHVFGGYDTGQMSGQYTYTLELRSWLSFLAENRNSRIFQDLSVPQIVEQVFQGHQRNGYRFELEGTYEPREYCVQFQETDLNFVKRLLEDEGIYFWVEHEPDRHVVVISDTQRFEDLPLPNDTLEYLPDGEESRAIQGREGVQRLQRTRRIKSNNVALRDFDYHAPSKQLDSDAQVEQQSLGGIPLEYYDYAAGYRDPEQGERLARLRLEAIQADAHALGGEANARALAVGRAFTLVGHPALSRNRRYYVTNSELTFIQDGPDSTSQGRNVAVKFRALADDQPFRPLLVTKRPRVPGIQSATVVGPEMSEVHTDKLGRIRVHFHWDRYKTTEADASCWIRVTQAWAGKGWGVLAMPRVGQEVIVVYVDGDLDRPLATGIVYNGENPTPYDLPKDIRYTGLVTRSIKRAGGIPNASQLTFDDQHGAERVMIHAERDLQQTVERNSSTSIAQDLNLSVKGTSTSVVGISVSFTGISVSYTGLSVSFTGVSARFTGVSTSFTGVSTSFTGVSTSFTGVDTSFTGVSTGFKGVDTSFTGVATSMVGVSTSITGSSNSVTGVSNSMTGISSSWKDVSMSTTGQSESITGVSLSYTGTSNSMTGTSTSVTGTSTSITGTSMSNTGSSTSITGTSMSTTGSSVSTTGSSMSATGSSVGTTGSSVSTTGSKMSVTGFSFSYTGASYEDVGVDLKKLGMQTKN; the protein is encoded by the coding sequence ATGCGTCTGATCGAACTGCGCAGTCCCCTGCTGGACCCGGACGCCGTCGCGCTGAGCTTCGTGGTGCATGAGAACCTGTCGCAGGAGCCGTCGTATCAGCTCGATCTGCTGAGCCACGATTCGAATCTGGACTTCGACGCGCTGCTCGGCTCGACGCTGTCGGCCGACATCGACCTGGGCGAAGGCGACATCCGGACGTTCAACACGCACGTGTTCGGCGGCTACGACACGGGGCAGATGAGCGGGCAATACACGTACACGCTGGAGCTGCGAAGCTGGTTGTCGTTTCTCGCGGAGAACCGCAACAGCCGGATCTTCCAGGATTTGAGCGTGCCGCAGATCGTCGAGCAGGTGTTCCAGGGCCATCAGCGCAACGGCTACCGGTTCGAGCTCGAAGGCACGTACGAGCCGCGCGAGTACTGCGTGCAGTTTCAGGAAACGGATCTGAACTTCGTGAAGCGGCTGCTGGAGGACGAAGGGATCTACTTCTGGGTGGAGCACGAGCCGGACCGTCATGTGGTGGTGATCTCGGACACGCAGCGGTTCGAGGATCTGCCGCTGCCGAACGACACGCTGGAGTATTTGCCGGACGGCGAGGAGTCGCGCGCGATCCAGGGGCGCGAAGGGGTGCAGCGGCTGCAGCGCACGCGGCGGATCAAGTCGAACAACGTCGCGCTGCGGGATTTCGACTATCACGCGCCGTCGAAGCAACTGGACAGCGACGCGCAGGTCGAGCAACAGAGCCTCGGCGGCATTCCGCTCGAGTACTACGACTACGCGGCCGGCTACCGCGACCCCGAGCAGGGCGAGCGCCTCGCGCGGCTGCGGCTCGAAGCGATTCAGGCTGATGCACACGCGCTCGGGGGCGAGGCGAACGCACGCGCGCTGGCGGTGGGTCGCGCGTTCACGCTGGTCGGCCATCCGGCGCTGAGCCGCAATCGTCGGTACTACGTGACGAACAGCGAGCTGACGTTCATCCAGGACGGACCGGACAGCACGTCGCAGGGGCGCAACGTCGCGGTGAAGTTCCGCGCGCTCGCCGACGATCAGCCGTTTCGGCCGCTGCTTGTCACCAAGCGGCCGCGCGTGCCGGGCATCCAGAGCGCGACGGTGGTGGGCCCGGAGATGTCGGAGGTGCATACCGACAAGCTCGGGCGGATTCGCGTGCACTTCCACTGGGACCGCTACAAGACGACCGAGGCGGACGCGTCGTGCTGGATTCGCGTGACGCAGGCATGGGCGGGCAAGGGCTGGGGCGTGCTCGCGATGCCGCGGGTCGGGCAGGAAGTCATCGTCGTGTATGTCGACGGCGATCTCGACCGGCCGCTCGCGACGGGCATCGTCTACAACGGCGAAAACCCGACGCCTTATGACCTGCCGAAGGATATCCGCTACACGGGCCTCGTCACACGCTCGATCAAGCGGGCGGGCGGCATTCCGAATGCGAGCCAACTGACGTTCGACGATCAGCACGGCGCGGAGCGCGTGATGATCCACGCGGAGCGCGACTTGCAGCAGACGGTCGAGCGCAACAGCTCGACGTCGATCGCGCAGGATCTGAACCTGTCGGTGAAGGGCACGTCGACGTCGGTCGTCGGCATCTCGGTCAGCTTCACGGGCATCTCGGTGTCGTACACGGGGTTGTCGGTGAGCTTCACCGGCGTGTCGGCGAGGTTCACGGGCGTGAGCACGTCGTTTACCGGCGTGAGCACGAGTTTCACCGGCGTGTCGACGTCGTTTACCGGCGTCGATACCAGCTTCACTGGCGTCTCGACCGGATTCAAGGGCGTCGACACGAGCTTCACCGGCGTCGCGACGTCGATGGTGGGCGTGTCGACGAGCATCACGGGCTCCAGCAATTCCGTGACGGGCGTGTCGAACAGCATGACGGGCATCTCGTCTTCCTGGAAGGACGTGAGCATGTCGACGACCGGCCAGTCCGAAAGCATCACGGGAGTATCGCTGTCGTACACGGGCACGTCGAACAGCATGACGGGCACGAGCACGTCGGTGACGGGCACCTCGACGAGCATCACCGGCACGTCGATGTCGAACACCGGCAGCTCGACGAGCATCACGGGCACATCGATGTCGACGACGGGCAGCTCGGTGAGCACGACGGGCTCGAGCATGTCGGCCACCGGCAGTTCGGTGGGCACGACGGGCTCGAGCGTATCGACGACGGGAAGCAAGATGTCGGTCACCGGCTTCAGCTTCTCGTATACGGGAGCGAGCTACGAGGATGTGGGCGTCGATCTGAAAAAGCTCGGGATGCAGACGAAGAACTGA
- a CDS encoding DUF2169 family type VI secretion system accessory protein, with protein sequence MRHIKPQAALVATTNTQIGAQPMLGISVGIGFRLDQPSILVHEAAVWEALKAAAPSLPLYEAALPKQRAEWLLAGHSVHAVGAGARARDVDWTAWVELDGVRKIVSCATSLGDEQAQSGYARIAVDHRHAAAGGARENPFGVASGTPPLQQLRTFGVGPAPLAAMGAINPDWPERAQWMPTRPGTVDAMAQDGTHMGWPADVDLRFFQQAAPDQWARGECWTPGARFELSGFGPRGEGFAGELPRLAPVALVTRNGRPGIERLSFKQQTAWFLPDRGIGVLWWNGAVALDFLLDDSPTMLVTAFKDEAERIDIDALMKFADQRADLNCTDPLQQADHELMPAITRGWTWEMILDTEDHPRFAPAPRGYEEVRARVEQNRRELVEARDASERLSAFEEANRNAKLPGAPRGGENWRTRLRQAKTPELANVTIRDADLSSLRFDGWKFDDVRFERCTLDRSEWTNCRLNQVHAVDCSFADVKMSDGWWKGGKIQRCNLERSAWLNVEIERISLDECRLDDLKVAGGSWSMLSVQGRGGVRGDVQDVQWNSVSWSEVSAPGWTWTRVRADDLAIVECAMAGLAVSQCTLAKPSILLTDLSASVWQRSMLTFAVLSHGTSINGARLTDCVFKSSSLQELRADRVQVDHCSFMQLNAQHLHAQQSHWSRTVLDGANVMHAQLTGTSFDRCSLKEAMFYGADMRQTRMRDCNLVRVRTSWIHPPEAGAWRGNLSAGQLDVPRRV encoded by the coding sequence ATGCGACATATCAAACCACAAGCGGCCCTCGTGGCCACGACCAACACGCAGATCGGCGCGCAGCCGATGCTCGGGATCAGCGTCGGGATCGGGTTCCGGCTCGATCAGCCGTCGATTCTCGTGCACGAAGCCGCCGTCTGGGAGGCGTTGAAGGCGGCCGCGCCGTCACTGCCGCTGTATGAAGCCGCCTTGCCGAAGCAGCGCGCCGAATGGCTGCTCGCCGGCCACTCCGTGCATGCGGTGGGCGCCGGCGCCCGCGCGCGGGACGTCGACTGGACGGCGTGGGTCGAACTCGACGGCGTGCGCAAGATCGTTTCGTGCGCGACGTCACTGGGAGACGAACAGGCGCAGAGCGGTTACGCGCGCATCGCGGTCGATCACCGGCACGCGGCGGCGGGCGGCGCGCGGGAGAACCCGTTCGGCGTGGCGTCCGGCACGCCGCCGCTGCAGCAACTGCGCACATTCGGTGTCGGCCCCGCGCCGCTTGCGGCGATGGGCGCGATCAACCCCGACTGGCCGGAGCGCGCGCAGTGGATGCCGACGCGGCCCGGCACGGTCGACGCGATGGCGCAGGACGGCACCCACATGGGCTGGCCCGCGGACGTCGACCTGCGCTTCTTCCAGCAGGCCGCGCCCGACCAATGGGCACGCGGCGAATGCTGGACGCCCGGCGCGCGTTTCGAGCTGAGCGGCTTCGGGCCGCGGGGCGAGGGCTTCGCGGGCGAACTGCCGCGTCTCGCGCCGGTCGCGCTCGTGACGCGCAACGGCCGCCCGGGTATCGAGCGGCTGTCGTTCAAGCAGCAGACGGCGTGGTTCCTGCCCGATCGCGGCATCGGCGTGCTGTGGTGGAACGGCGCGGTCGCGCTCGATTTCCTGCTCGACGACAGCCCGACGATGCTCGTCACCGCATTCAAGGACGAAGCCGAGCGGATCGACATCGACGCGCTGATGAAGTTCGCCGATCAGCGTGCCGACCTGAACTGCACCGATCCGCTGCAGCAGGCGGATCACGAACTGATGCCCGCGATTACGAGGGGCTGGACCTGGGAGATGATCCTCGACACGGAAGACCACCCGCGTTTCGCTCCGGCGCCGCGCGGCTATGAAGAAGTCCGTGCGCGGGTCGAGCAGAATCGCCGCGAGTTGGTCGAGGCGCGCGATGCGAGCGAGCGGCTGTCGGCGTTCGAGGAAGCGAACCGCAACGCGAAGCTGCCGGGCGCGCCGCGCGGCGGCGAGAACTGGCGCACGCGGCTGCGTCAGGCGAAGACGCCCGAGCTCGCGAACGTGACGATTCGCGACGCCGATCTGTCGTCGCTGCGCTTTGACGGCTGGAAGTTCGACGACGTGCGCTTCGAGCGCTGCACGCTCGATCGCAGCGAATGGACGAACTGCCGGCTCAATCAGGTGCATGCGGTCGACTGCTCGTTCGCCGACGTCAAGATGAGCGACGGCTGGTGGAAGGGCGGCAAGATCCAGCGCTGCAATCTCGAACGCAGCGCGTGGTTGAACGTCGAGATCGAGCGGATCTCGCTCGACGAATGCCGGCTCGACGATCTGAAGGTGGCGGGCGGATCGTGGTCGATGCTGTCGGTGCAGGGCCGCGGCGGCGTGCGCGGCGACGTTCAGGATGTCCAATGGAATTCGGTGTCGTGGTCCGAGGTGAGCGCGCCCGGCTGGACCTGGACCCGCGTGCGCGCCGACGATCTCGCGATCGTCGAATGCGCAATGGCGGGCCTCGCGGTATCGCAGTGCACGCTCGCGAAGCCGAGCATCCTGCTCACCGACCTGTCCGCGAGCGTCTGGCAGCGCAGCATGCTGACGTTCGCGGTGCTGTCGCACGGCACGTCGATCAACGGCGCGCGGCTCACCGATTGCGTGTTCAAGTCGTCGAGCCTGCAGGAGCTGCGTGCGGATCGGGTTCAGGTCGATCACTGCTCGTTCATGCAATTGAACGCGCAGCATCTGCACGCGCAGCAGTCGCATTGGAGCCGCACGGTGCTCGACGGCGCGAACGTGATGCATGCGCAACTGACGGGCACGTCGTTCGACCGCTGCTCGCTGAAGGAGGCGATGTTCTATGGCGCCGACATGCGGCAGACGCGCATGCGCGACTGCAATCTCGTCAGGGTCCGCACGTCGTGGATCCATCCGCCGGAAGCGGGCGCGTGGCGCGGCAATCTGAGCGCCGGCCAGCTCGACGTGCCGAGGAGGGTGTGA
- a CDS encoding pentapeptide repeat-containing protein: MSKIRSAVPPPPLPEVVEGQRYATPQRGVTLADTMFVDCHFERVEWTGCRLANLRFVNCTFDANRFDRCELEKLSYDSSRIRAGAWTQSALQRVSFNECELDGGTWTGSLVKDVVCTQSKGGAWTFDAVRGAHVSLVAGDYAGVTLRGGRWSDTSWIGSRLADLRLESVELENLIAGQSGFERVVLVECRGVNVRWIDSRIERMTVHGCELKQAAWSHSTWATGEIHASRLPIASFDHASVNGLTVTNSELPQAIFDSASVADSALQGVRAPRIALRDAWLTRVNLSGAQMQQLDARGVHLERVDLRGADCRGGNLIGQLSHTWAAADTRDAIFEEATSADDRLWWQRVQPGARGV; the protein is encoded by the coding sequence ATGAGCAAGATCCGCTCGGCGGTGCCGCCGCCGCCGCTGCCCGAAGTCGTCGAGGGGCAGCGTTACGCGACGCCGCAGCGCGGCGTCACGCTGGCCGACACGATGTTCGTCGATTGCCACTTCGAGCGCGTCGAATGGACCGGCTGCCGGCTCGCGAACCTGCGCTTCGTGAACTGCACGTTCGACGCGAACCGCTTCGATCGCTGCGAGCTCGAGAAGCTCTCGTACGATTCGAGCCGGATTCGCGCGGGCGCGTGGACGCAGAGCGCGCTGCAGCGCGTGTCGTTCAACGAATGCGAGCTCGACGGCGGCACGTGGACGGGCAGCCTGGTGAAAGACGTCGTATGCACGCAGTCGAAGGGCGGCGCGTGGACGTTCGACGCGGTGCGCGGCGCGCACGTGTCGCTCGTCGCGGGCGATTACGCGGGCGTCACGCTGCGCGGCGGCCGCTGGAGCGATACGTCGTGGATCGGCAGCCGGCTCGCCGACCTGCGGCTCGAATCGGTCGAGCTCGAGAACCTGATCGCCGGGCAAAGCGGCTTCGAGCGCGTGGTGCTCGTCGAGTGCCGCGGCGTGAACGTGCGCTGGATCGATTCGCGGATCGAGCGGATGACCGTGCACGGCTGCGAGCTGAAGCAGGCGGCGTGGTCGCACAGCACATGGGCGACGGGCGAGATTCACGCGAGCCGGCTGCCGATCGCGAGCTTCGATCATGCGAGCGTCAACGGGCTGACGGTGACGAACAGCGAATTGCCGCAGGCGATCTTCGATAGCGCGAGCGTCGCGGACAGCGCGCTGCAAGGCGTGCGCGCGCCGCGCATCGCATTGCGCGACGCATGGCTCACGCGCGTGAACCTGTCGGGCGCGCAGATGCAGCAGCTCGATGCGCGCGGCGTGCATCTGGAGCGCGTCGACCTGCGCGGCGCCGATTGCCGCGGCGGCAACCTGATCGGCCAACTGAGCCACACGTGGGCGGCGGCCGATACGCGGGACGCGATTTTCGAAGAAGCCACGAGCGCCGACGACCGGCTCTGGTGGCAGCGAGTTCAACCCGGAGCAAGAGGAGTTTGA
- a CDS encoding DUF3540 domain-containing protein encodes MSMREMAVAHDALAYEGDDDSASRRALTRIMKGGARGSDADAGAHALPADLSAREWVRESVLPAAATAATLLARIEGERTAAGEWRVALRPDVVLRAKKAVSCVVAPQAGDLVQICREGERCWVLAVLERDAAGDETNDRTTDEVTLDFGDAHVALRARDVRVEARDRLSLEAAQLASRAQVVTQAAAERQTHVSGTDATHAGSTLVHTERHLAMHAKSAVVTAASLLKIDAGQIHMG; translated from the coding sequence ATGAGCATGCGGGAAATGGCTGTCGCGCACGACGCGCTTGCGTACGAAGGGGATGACGATTCGGCGTCGCGCCGCGCGCTGACGCGAATCATGAAGGGCGGTGCGCGCGGCAGTGACGCCGATGCTGGCGCGCATGCGTTGCCCGCGGACCTGTCCGCGCGCGAATGGGTGCGTGAGTCGGTGCTGCCGGCGGCCGCCACCGCGGCGACCCTGCTCGCGCGCATCGAAGGCGAGCGCACGGCGGCGGGCGAGTGGCGCGTCGCGTTGCGCCCGGACGTCGTGCTGCGCGCGAAGAAGGCGGTGAGCTGCGTCGTCGCGCCCCAGGCGGGCGATCTCGTGCAGATCTGCCGCGAGGGCGAGCGCTGCTGGGTGCTTGCGGTGCTGGAGCGCGACGCGGCGGGTGACGAAACGAACGACAGGACGACTGACGAGGTGACGCTGGATTTTGGCGACGCGCACGTCGCGCTTCGCGCGCGCGACGTGCGCGTCGAGGCGCGCGATCGTTTGTCGCTCGAGGCCGCGCAGCTCGCGAGCCGCGCGCAGGTGGTGACGCAGGCGGCGGCCGAGCGCCAGACGCACGTGAGCGGCACCGACGCGACGCACGCGGGCAGCACGCTCGTCCATACCGAGCGGCACTTGGCGATGCACGCGAAGAGCGCGGTGGTCACCGCGGCGTCGCTCTTGAAGATCGACGCGGGCCAGATTCACATGGGCTGA
- a CDS encoding DUF4150 domain-containing protein, with the protein MFANCSAGGMAIAPGNDVCKTPPLAIPIPYPNIANKPEAVPNVPNILINGGPAHNLNTIIPVTHSDEGGSMGGVASGTVSGPSRHAKGSSKVMIQGAPETRLTDTNLPNNQNTAGFSAVPSQTITMTLS; encoded by the coding sequence ATGTTTGCAAACTGCTCAGCGGGAGGGATGGCGATCGCGCCGGGGAACGACGTCTGCAAGACGCCGCCTCTGGCGATTCCCATTCCCTATCCGAACATCGCGAACAAGCCGGAGGCCGTGCCGAACGTGCCGAACATCCTGATCAACGGCGGGCCGGCCCACAACCTGAACACGATCATCCCGGTCACGCACAGCGACGAGGGCGGATCGATGGGCGGGGTCGCCTCGGGCACCGTGTCGGGGCCGTCGCGGCACGCGAAGGGCTCGAGCAAGGTGATGATCCAGGGCGCGCCGGAGACGCGCCTCACGGACACCAACCTGCCGAACAACCAGAACACGGCCGGCTTCTCCGCGGTGCCGTCGCAGACGATCACGATGACGCTCAGCTGA
- a CDS encoding type VI secretion lipoprotein TssJ: MRHKMGPFKSIAAALALGVLAGCSAFSSSKPEEPRQLHVTLVGGARLNVAPTGEPRPVQTCVYVVTAADWLPTQGGDDSSCASRGQDSTVVADSRHVIAPNQLLQFSLNLRRSGELWLVADADYARRPANYGPLRVRVEGRGLIHMAVWLDRDGIYNALLPGPVPVGGAIAPAAVRPDEPPPERKTKTTYGTRRSRQ, translated from the coding sequence GTGCGTCACAAGATGGGCCCCTTCAAATCGATCGCGGCGGCGCTCGCGCTCGGCGTGCTCGCCGGCTGCTCGGCCTTCTCGTCGTCGAAGCCGGAAGAGCCGCGGCAGTTGCACGTGACGCTCGTCGGCGGCGCCCGGCTGAACGTCGCGCCGACGGGCGAGCCGCGTCCGGTGCAGACGTGCGTGTATGTCGTGACCGCGGCCGACTGGCTGCCGACGCAGGGCGGCGACGATTCGTCGTGCGCGTCGCGCGGGCAGGACAGCACGGTCGTCGCCGACTCGCGGCACGTGATCGCGCCGAACCAGTTGCTGCAGTTCTCGCTGAACCTGCGGCGCTCGGGCGAGCTCTGGCTCGTCGCCGACGCCGACTACGCGCGCCGGCCGGCGAACTACGGGCCGCTGCGCGTGCGCGTCGAGGGCCGCGGCTTGATTCACATGGCTGTCTGGCTGGACCGCGACGGCATCTACAACGCGTTGTTGCCGGGGCCCGTGCCCGTCGGCGGCGCGATCGCCCCGGCGGCGGTCCGCCCCGACGAGCCGCCGCCCGAGCGCAAGACGAAAACCACCTATGGGACAAGGAGAAGCAGGCAATGA
- the icmH gene encoding type IVB secretion system protein IcmH/DotU yields the protein MLDRAAANPDLVTRVPTLSSLSSAAMTSSAVSTTGTTNTVASGGAAAGAPSFAPPAADAFPQADGAPRNPAVLQFPVPGGAPAPADARVAAPVVYSAQGEQAAIMKAGLQQASWNNPFVSHALPAVLQLQRHLAAGPLNQAAIRTQLGLEVRLYRERLAASGCEWEQIRDASYLLCTYLDETVNDAAREHAQVVYDGERSLLVEFHDDAWGGEDAFADLSRWMKTEPPPIPLLSFYELILSLGWQGRYRVLDRVDVLLQDLRSQLHALIWHHVPPEPLGTELVAPAKRRRSWWTAGRAAAVALGVLVLAYGAISFWLDSQGRPIRNALAAWMPPTRTINIAETLPPPLPQILTEGWLTAYKHPQGWLLVFKSDGAFDVGKANVRADFMHNIERLGLAFAPWPGDLEVIGHTDSRPIRTSEFPDNQALSEARARNVADELRKTALPGGARAPENAVQRNIEYSGRGDAQPIDTAKTAAAYERNRRVDVLWKVIPDGAQQSGRSLNLQQPEKPGQVPMRPAMPEGVEIAPDGQLPYATSTTMPATRPTTEGRQP from the coding sequence ATGCTCGATCGCGCGGCGGCGAATCCGGATCTCGTGACGCGCGTGCCGACGCTGTCGTCGCTGTCGAGCGCGGCGATGACGAGCTCCGCCGTATCGACCACCGGCACGACGAACACGGTGGCGTCGGGCGGCGCGGCCGCGGGCGCGCCGAGCTTCGCGCCGCCGGCCGCCGACGCGTTTCCCCAAGCCGACGGCGCGCCCCGCAACCCCGCGGTGCTGCAATTCCCGGTGCCGGGCGGCGCGCCCGCGCCCGCCGACGCGCGGGTGGCCGCGCCCGTCGTCTATAGCGCGCAGGGCGAGCAGGCCGCGATCATGAAAGCAGGCCTGCAGCAGGCGAGCTGGAACAACCCGTTCGTGTCGCACGCGCTGCCCGCGGTGCTGCAACTGCAGCGCCACCTCGCGGCCGGCCCGCTCAATCAGGCCGCGATCCGCACGCAGCTCGGCCTCGAGGTGCGGCTCTACCGCGAGCGGCTCGCCGCCTCCGGCTGCGAATGGGAGCAGATCCGCGACGCATCGTACCTGCTCTGCACGTATCTCGACGAAACCGTCAACGACGCGGCGCGCGAGCACGCGCAAGTCGTCTACGACGGCGAGCGCAGCCTGCTCGTCGAATTCCACGACGACGCGTGGGGCGGCGAGGACGCGTTCGCCGACCTGTCGCGCTGGATGAAGACCGAGCCGCCGCCGATTCCGCTTCTGTCGTTCTACGAACTGATCCTGTCGCTCGGCTGGCAGGGCCGCTACCGCGTGCTCGACCGCGTCGACGTGCTGCTGCAGGATCTGCGCTCGCAACTGCACGCGCTGATCTGGCATCACGTGCCGCCCGAGCCGCTCGGCACCGAGCTCGTCGCGCCCGCGAAGCGGCGCCGCTCGTGGTGGACGGCCGGGCGCGCGGCGGCCGTCGCGCTCGGCGTGCTGGTGCTCGCGTACGGCGCGATCAGCTTCTGGCTCGATTCGCAGGGCCGCCCGATCCGCAACGCGCTCGCCGCGTGGATGCCGCCCACGCGCACGATCAACATCGCCGAGACGCTGCCGCCGCCGCTGCCGCAGATTCTCACCGAAGGGTGGCTCACCGCGTACAAGCATCCGCAAGGATGGCTGCTCGTGTTCAAGAGCGACGGCGCGTTCGACGTTGGCAAGGCGAACGTGCGGGCGGACTTCATGCACAACATCGAGCGGCTCGGCCTCGCGTTCGCGCCGTGGCCGGGCGACCTCGAGGTGATCGGCCACACCGATTCGCGGCCGATCCGCACGAGCGAGTTCCCGGACAACCAGGCGCTGTCCGAAGCGCGGGCGCGCAACGTCGCCGACGAACTGCGCAAGACCGCGCTGCCGGGCGGCGCGCGCGCGCCGGAGAACGCGGTGCAGCGCAACATCGAGTACTCGGGGCGCGGCGACGCGCAGCCGATCGACACCGCGAAGACGGCCGCCGCGTACGAGCGCAACCGCCGCGTCGACGTGCTGTGGAAGGTGATTCCCGACGGCGCGCAGCAATCGGGCCGCAGCCTGAACCTGCAGCAGCCGGAGAAGCCCGGGCAGGTGCCGATGCGTCCGGCGATGCCGGAGGGCGTGGAGATCGCGCCTGACGGGCAACTGCCGTATGCGACGTCAACCACGATGCCAGCAACGCGACCGACCACGGAGGGCCGTCAGCCATGA